Genomic window (Capsicum annuum cultivar UCD-10X-F1 chromosome 10, UCD10Xv1.1, whole genome shotgun sequence):
TATTGCACATtttatgtcatgtcatgtcagcAATTGTGTTTAATTGACACATTGTGAGAAGGATTTAGGAGTTTAGGAACATGAATTAATTGAGGTGTCAACacgaaaaaaattcaaaaaatctaaGGACTTGCGTATGTATCTTGCCTTTAAGTTATTAACTTGAGTTTAACTTCTGTGCACCGTCAGTGTACAAAAAAATTTTACATTCACTAAACTTGACTTGCTATTGCAAGTTATCCAATGATTtatatagaaattaaaaaagaaaaaattagataaCTTGCAATAGCCAGTCAAGTTTACTTgttagtgtagaatattttgtacactgtcggtgcacaaaacttaaattctatTAACTATCACTTTGACCAAGAACACCCaggtgcactaagctcccgctatgcatgAGGTCTTGGAGAGGAATGGACCACAAGAGTTtattgtatgcagtcttaccttTCATTTCTGCTAGAGGTTGTTTCCACCACTCGAACCTGCTTGGTCACATGGATTCAAAATGATTCAATGAAGAATAACAAAAATATTGTTGTAAAGTAtctgaaaacatgacatagaacCGAGGCATGCAAAACCGCTGCCTCGTTTTTATTTAATAAACATACAAGTAGACATCCACCCGAAAATGTGATCGACATTCAAATACAAAGAGGTAAATGCATTGCTTCAATTCATTTTGAGTTTGTTGAGGAAGGTGATGATCAACTGATTGACCTTATCAGGAAACTGTTCTTGGACAAAATGGCTTCCTTCTGGTAAGAATATGGTTTCAAGATCAGGTACATACTCTTTCACCATTCCACTTGTAATGTATTGCTCTAATGCACCAAACTTAAGTGCATAATCCTTCTCCCCCATCACAAGCAGACAAGGAACTTTGATTTTGAGATCTTCAACTCCATAGTCTTCTAGCCAAGCCCTGCCAAAAGAAATAGTGCTAAATGAAACGAACAACGCGCATGCGTCCTAAGTGGCATAATACATGTCGGACGCGAATCACCACATAAGATGCATGTGTTTAtctgttcaactttatacaagtgtCTACACATCGAAAGTTGGACGGCAGAATCTTAGCTGAGATCAAGCTAAAGGACACATTTATGTGTTATGCCAATATTGCCTcagatcacatctatgacctccaactttgggtgtgcacaaatagacacttaaacttgtataaagttgaacaagtagacacatatgtcCTATGTGGCCAATTCTTGTTCTACAGTTATTATATATATGCTACATAGAATGTATGTgcctacttgttcaactttaggTAAGTTTAAGGGTCTACTTGTGCACACTCAAAGCtagaggtcatagatgtgatttggGGTCAAATTAAaaggcatgtttatgtattatgcctttaatTTTACTCACAAAAGCTATTGAGTTCGTCCGAATCCGTACATAATACTGTAGATTCACTTGTGGCTCCAAGAGTAATGGTTCAATTGATCCTACAGAACTCGTCCTAAATCCGACCACATCTAGAGTTAATTATAGAAGTGACTGACCTATAAGGCACCTGCAATGCAAGTTGAAACCCTGAGTTTTCATAAAGAGATGCATAGTTTGCAAGATCTTCTTCAGTGAACCAGGTAGGCAATGGAGTAGATGGATCAACCAAGTCCATTATTTCTTCATCATCCTTTGCTACTTGCAATTCACTTCCagagaataatatatatatgttcttAACTACTGTTTTTATATCGAAACGACCAAAGTCCTTTTCAGCTCGCCCTGGTTCCTGTAAAATAGAggcaaagtcagattttcaaCTTTATGAGTCTGAATTCGGATGAACTCGTATCTGAGCTTCACCTTCCGTCCTTGCTACAGAGCCAGCAAGAATTGAGAGTATATTTCGTAGAAAGTCTCTAGATAAGGCCCCCACTAGTCCTGCTAGCTAGTGAGCGGTTCTTTTGACAACCAAGCCATATGGGCAGGCATCTCTCCCAAACACAAGCTTTCTATtgccttaaaatcaagaatatataGAAGTCTTTCCTTTCAATGTATGTGATTTTGTATTAACTTCCGTATCGAATTGCACAACATTGCTCAATTATATGAGTTTGGGATACAAcattttcctaatttttaaagaacttaaatcttttaaaaaaaaaaaaaattatatatattttcacCAATCaagcatgaaaaattaaaatattttccgGAAGAAAACTTCTTCCTCCATTTTTTCCCCACACCcaccttaataaaaatattttcaagaaaaatactTATTATCAATCTATCACTAGAAAACGACTCATGTAAAATATTTTCTGCAAAAATAACTTTCATCATATCTGACACACTCTTATATATAGAGTGAAGGGTCTATAACTCATTTAAAGTATCTTGATTTTTTGAGTTGCATATCTGAATTATTTGATGTGtaaattttttatccaaattattacttattatttatcaaaacatACTTTAACTGTCCAGGATATGAATCTCCTACCTGATAGTTCAAAAGTGAACAACGGATTGTTGAGGTGTGATTTGATAAAAAGTTTGTGATAGTTTAGGTAGGAAATTCACACATCGAATAAttcagatatatatataaaaaaaaaaaaatctgatgcaCTGAAGCTCCCGATGGGTAGGTTCGAAGAAAGGGCCACCACAAGATTGTATTTTATTCAGTATGTTTAGATAAAAAGTTTGTGATAGTTCAGGTAGGAAATTCTCACATGGAATAATtcaaatatatctatatatataaaaaaaaaaaacagtttggtgcattaaagctcccgctatgcacaggatgtattgtacgcagccttttCTGGTCACAcgacagcaactttaccagttactcctaACTATCCTTCGATACCACAATAATTCAGatataaaactcaaaatattgaaatactttAAATGAGTTCTTTACATGAATTTACCTGCCATCTCAACACATAGAAACCTTTTGGAAGAAAATCTT
Coding sequences:
- the LOC107845259 gene encoding bifunctional epoxide hydrolase 2 — its product is MEKIHHNYVNVRGLKLHYAEIGAGPVVVFLHGFPEIWYSWRHQMIAVADAGFRAIAPDFRGYGLSELPKEPEKATFKDLVDDLVEMLDSLGIDKIFLVGKDFGARVVYHFALVHPDRVSAIATLGVPFLLAGPEAFPKDFLPKGFYVLRWQEPGRAEKDFGRFDIKTVVKNIYILFSGSELQVAKDDEEIMDLVDPSTPLPTWFTEEDLANYASLYENSGFQLALQVPYRAWLEDYGVEDLKIKVPCLLVMGEKDYALKFGALEQYITSGMVKEYVPDLETIFLPEGSHFVQEQFPDKVNQLIITFLNKLKMN